The region CTATAAAAATGTAGAACacatttaatgaaaaatatatttgtatttattttaagcaatattaatatatttcttttatctataccAAAGTATGAGAATTCAGCTAgtattactaaattttgaaagaaaatatttttgttgtacgAACCTTTTGATGACACCACCAACGCAGGTATGGCAAGACAACGTTGTCACGTAGAGTATTTGGCATGGCAGACTTACTGCCACAccagtgttggtggcgtggcaagcgTAGCAGCTTGTTGGCGTGTCaggcttgccacgccaccaacactggcatgacaaaacttttataatgtgaaaatatttttatttgaggtttggtaataaaatgatttattaaaaagatttttaagaaaagtttCTGCCTTGCTTACCTGCTATTACTAGGTAGCTAGAGTTGTCGCCTCTCCAGAGCGTTCAGCAACTCCGGCACTTTGCCGGCGACTTTGTTGGTCCCATCCCCAGTAAGTATATGGCTGCAGCAACACACACCACACCCGGCGCAGCCAACACATCAAGCATGAGCACCAAACCAATTAAGAGAGAGCtagaaaagggagaaagaagatGTCAATTCAAGCTCGTGTGTGCCGTCATGCCGAGCTGCGCACTGAGCGAAGGTCGAGCGTGAGGGGTGTGAACTCGCGTGCATCGGGCGGGCCAGTTCAAGCaactatatataaaccaaatctTAACCCTGAGCGCGAAACGGTTGGAGCTAGCTAGTTGTGTGTCGGCCTCAAGCCTCTTTGTATATTGATCGAGCTGGGTTTTGGATCCGCTGTTATTCCATACTAACGGCAGAGAAGGAACAGTGCGATGCCATTCGATGAATCTCAGACGTCCGTTTTGATATGGACGACTATGGATTAGTATGCTACAttgcaaaacagtaaatatattattattttttactgcTGCAGTAATTTGCTATAGCGCCCTAccattctctctcttctctttcaaTGTGCTAGCCTGCCATTGCTTAGCAGGTGATCCGAATCCGGTCAAGTTTGATTGTGTTGTCCATGACCTTTAATTTTCTTGCATTGCGTGCGGACTCTTGGATTCCATCCTCCAACCTATCTCCATCTTATAGCAATGGCAGGTGATCCGGATCCGGTCAAGTTTGATTGTGTTGTCCATGACCTTTAATTTTCTTGCATTGCGTGCGGCCTCTTGGATTCCATCCTCCAACCTATCCCCATCTTTGGCCATATCTCTCCACGCGATCGTGTCCCttcagagcaagttcaatagtatagctaactactggctctaatttatctatagttaatctaataggcaattcatataatagttgcctacaaaacattaatacatggtcccacatgtcatacacacggCGTCTTGTAGGCcgtgctatagctagctagctataaattagtagtccactctcttctctctcccattttatctctttaaaatatatttatagctgacttatagcctactattgtacctgctctcagTCCTTCGCACAACCCCTAAACTTATTGGGGTAAGAGCTAGGGGGCTCCAAGGATGAGGAAGCCTTTACATCAGCTTGGTATTCTCGCGGCGATGGGGCACATTGCAGCAGCCACAACATACAAAGTTACAGATGATGGAGGGGTAGTCAAGGTAAAGTAAATGTTAAAATTACACtgtctaatttttataaaaaaacattatgttAGAGTGAATACAATGCCTAATGCCTAATGTAAGCGGACTCTAAAAGTTATCACTATCACATTATACTTCTTACATAGAGGAGAAAGAggataaagaagaaaagatggctatagatttatagctaGATACAGCGCAAGATGGTATGTGTATAGGAGATGCCTCGTGTAGTAAtgatatactacctccgtttcataatgtaagatgtttgacttttttattgcaacgtttgatcattcgtcttattcaaaaatttagtacaaatataaaaaaatgataagttatgcttaaagttcttttgataataaagtaagtcacaagcgaaataaatgatattttcatatttttttaataagacaaatgatcaaacattacaattaaaaagtcaaacatcttgatttataaaacggagtgagtagtatatatttgtatgtatttattgtatagttggtttatattaatttttgttgaCATGACATTTTTATGGAGCTAGTAGCTAGCTCTTATATTAAAGTTGCTCTTATGGGTGATCCGAATTGAAACTCCGAATAATTTACACATGGAACAATATGTAAGAATTAAGAAACATGCGTGGTTCGTCAGATTTTGTACCTTTTCTCCTTATACAAATCATCGATAACGGACAAACCAATGCAATACACTAAATGCTGTGTACATGCACCAATGGCAAATTAAAACAACACTTGAAACGTTCTTCTGGAACGTACCCTTGCTCCATACTCCAGTGGAATTATACCAATGATCGATACATATGTACAACATCAAGCATGTGTACAGCATGAAACATGAatggaaaaaaggaaaacgaaATCAAGAAACATGCTTCAAATGGAGTAATCAACCACCCAACACAGCTGAGACCAAACCGTCACCAAATAACCGACTTAGTTTAATTCAAAGAGATTAATTTTTACGCCATGGACGGTTTTTCTGGAGCCAATGACAGTAAAAATcactcctttttttctctctatcaATTCTTGGGAAGCTCGttttggcggcggcggcgctcgtcgGAGAGCAGCTTCGCCAGCTTGGTGAGCTGCTGCTCGTTGGTGCCCTCGCCGGGAACGTCCACGTAGCGGCCGGTCTCTAGGTCAACCCGTGACACGTTCTTCTTGAGAAGCTCCTCCCCGATCCTCACCAAGTTGTCCAGGTTCTCCTTCGAGCTGTCGTCGATCGAGCCTGCACTGCCCTTCAGCTGATCATACTGCGTTTGCACACAGCAGATGCGACATCTTGTTGtgttaattaaataacaaattaagtCTTGCAAATAAAGAGGcagttgtttggcttttttaaggaaaaaaattcaaataacgtatttacaaactaaaaataatttagaaataaaaattgtatatatgtgttattagtAAGCTAAAACCGAAgtccgaaaaataaactacgatgaaaaaacctaaaatcaactttaaatttaattaaaaatttaaattttggcgtGGATTGTAAACTAAGGTTGCATTCATTTGACGATGAACCGTGCAAATTTCTCTTCGGTTCTTGCGTGCATGTTTCTTAAAATACTAAAAGtgtattttgtaaaatattatatatatatatatatatatataagtttattatagagcagggccgcgttcggcgagaggctaagttaacttaactccctcgtttttcgcgcgcacgttttttgaactgctaaacggtgtattttttgcaaaaactttttataggaaagttgttttaaaaaatcatattaatctattttatattttttaataattaattaattatgtactaatatattactacatttTGCAAGGTAAGTTACCTTACTCCCCCACTAACGAACGTGGTCTAGATTGTTAAATTTaatgtagttaattttatcatttatagcATTAAGtggctataaaaaatcaaataatagtTTATCTTTCATCACCAAAATAACATGGCCTAAAAACTTCACATttaccacacacacacacgtagGTAATGTACCTGAATGCGCAGATAGTTCTCTTCGGAGTGAAGAGCGCTGAATAGGACACAGAGGTGGATGTCAACCATGTTGGCACTAGCAGTAGTGAGCATGTCGATGATGGGAGCTGAGCCACCCTTGACGAGCCAGTTGAAGACGCCCCACTTGGCAGCCTCCTTGGCGCTGTACTTCTCATCGTGATTCGATCCGCAGCCGATGGAGATCACCAAGAACTTGCCATACTCTGCCGGCTTCACCGGGAAGAAGTCGTAGTCGCTGTCCTTGTCCTTCTCCAGGGTTATGTACTTGGACACTTGGCTCATTGCACACAGCGTCTGCCCATATAGTGACATgtccatatattatttattattgtcctCAATTGTGCTTAATTTAGGTTTATATTACTCCATTcgttccacattataagacttttttttgtcttatttagatttatttgtctgctaataaatctagacacatatataatgatatatgatatatggataaatctagttacactcagaaagtcttatatataatatggaatggagggagtataagatATGGATCGATGCAGGTTGGCATGTGGTTAATCCATGAACTACActagttcaactaaataaactaagtttAAATGTATAGAGAACATACATTAAACTTTGGAATGAAAATAAATCTGAACTActgatttaaatttattggAGGGCTCAGATATATTTCTACTACCACTTCACTTGACGTTAGTAGAAACATGGTGAGGtgtaatgattaaaaaaaataggattGAGGGGGTATAATCATACGTTTTTCCCCTACAAAACGACGTGTCGTCAACTATATACAAAAGGACGTTTCGTCAACTATGTACTAGGAAGTGATATAAtctgataaataaatataagccTCTTACgaagaattaataaaatcaaaaatacCAACATTATCACTAACTATTGAGTTagtaaaatacttatataccCCTATAATCCAATAGTCCAGATCTATTTTActgtattaattataatacTGCCAATAGAGAGCAATATAGCGGGGCCCAGGCAGTATATGTTTGGGCTCTTTAATTTGCAACACAGAAAATTTACATGAATAAGTCTAATTTCTACAGAATTGTCTGATAATTGCTCCGTTACCGGGTTGttggcggcgaggccgccaTCGACGAGGTTGAACTCCCTCGTCTGGCCCCTGTCGTCTTTGGTCTCGAAGTAGTGCGCCGGGAAGAAGGTCGGAGCGGCGGAGGTGCCGATCGAAATGTCCGACAACAGAGCATTCTTCAGTGGTTTGTACTTCAACTAATCATCACCAAaccatcaataattaaattaaattaaattagaaCTTCTGAAAACATTGTGTTATCTTCTATGCATGCTCTTGTTGACTCTATCTATgccaacaaaatttaaaaaaaatggtttcacTCATTTTCAGTGTAGCTATTCCTTTCCTAGGTGTAACTAAGCCACCCTGCGACTTTGCACAACAATACGCACATGGTAGCTATCTGTTTGTG is a window of Oryza brachyantha chromosome 8, ObraRS2, whole genome shotgun sequence DNA encoding:
- the LOC102711089 gene encoding patatin-like protein 2 encodes the protein MASSSSPGGASSSSPGDKVKLVTVLSIDGGGVRGIIPATVLAFLEKKLQEVDENPDARIADYFDVVAGTSTGGLLTAMLTAPDKSSGRPLFAAKDLAKFYVDNSPNIFPQKNWVLSKIAGTLRMVSGPKYDGKYLHSILREKLGDTRLSDTLTNVVIPTFDIANLQPTIFSKFELKYKPLKNALLSDISIGTSAAPTFFPAHYFETKDDRGQTREFNLVDGGLAANNPTLCAMSQVSKYITLEKDKDSDYDFFPVKPAEYGKFLVISIGCGSNHDEKYSAKEAAKWGVFNWLVKGGSAPIIDMLTTASANMVDIHLCVLFSALHSEENYLRIQYDQLKGSAGSIDDSSKENLDNLVRIGEELLKKNVSRVDLETGRYVDVPGEGTNEQQLTKLAKLLSDERRRRQNELPKN